From Tachypleus tridentatus isolate NWPU-2018 chromosome 8, ASM421037v1, whole genome shotgun sequence, a single genomic window includes:
- the LOC143224289 gene encoding serine/threonine-protein kinase PAK 2-like produces the protein MQNLTQIVNPGNPYTTYVLQEIIGNGGFGIVHKAKHEHTKEVVAVKIIELKKPMKKEALNEVLVMRKMRHPNLVKFLDSYIVGDNLWIVTEFLGGGTLCDLIAHTVMRERQIAVVCREILQAITFLHSKGIIHCDIKSSNVVFGMDGSVKLIDFGTCIHITKGEKCLSVRGTVHSMAPEMFCGMPYDTKVDIWSLGVVVTQMVLGGLPSQSRMNLRIMVTNKELQTKDKNISPVLQDFLNECLELDANKRSSAENLLMHPFLQTGENVSLIKKLIRLAKRKTRIQD, from the exons ATGCAGAATTTGA ctCAAATTGTAAATCCAGGTAACCCCTACACAACGTATGTGCTACAGGAAATAATTGGAAATGG GGGCTTTGGAATAGTTCACAAAGCAAAACACGAGCATACAAAGGAGGTGGTGGCAGTGAAAATCATTGAGCTGAAAAAACCTATGAAGAAAGAAGCCTTGAATGAAGTTTTAGTCATGAGGAAAATGAG GCACCCAAACCTGGTCAAATTTTTGGACAGTTACATTGTCGGAGATAATCTATGGATAGTTACAGAATTCCTAGGAGGTGGTACTCTGTGTGATCTTATTGCTCATACAGTAATGAGAGAGAGACAGATAGCGGTTGTTTGCCGAGAAATTCTTCAAGCTATCACGTTTCTCCACTCTAAGGGCATTATTCACTGTGATATAAAGAGTAGTAATGTTGTGTTTGGAATGGATGGAAGTGTAAAACTTATTGATTTCGGGACTTGTATACACATAACAAAGGGGGAGAAATGTCTTTCTGTAAGGGGTACAGTCCATAGTATGGCTCCAGAAATGTTCTGTGGAATGCCTTATGATACTAAAGTAGACATATGGAGCTTGGGGGTTGTTGTCACACAAATGGTTTTAGGAGGTTTGCCTTCACAAAGCCGAATGAACTTACGGATAATGGTTACCAATAAAGAACtacaaacaaaagataaaaatatttcgcCGGTGTTACAAGATTTCCTTAACGAATGTTTGGAGCTCGACGCAAACAAAAGATCGTCAGCAGAAAACCTACTGATGCACCCTTTTCTCCAAACTGGTGAAAAtgtatcattaataaaaaaattaatccGCTTAGCTAAAAGAAAAACCAGAATTCAAGACTAG